One Synechococcus sp. JA-2-3B'a(2-13) genomic window carries:
- the gvpN gene encoding gas vesicle protein GvpN, whose protein sequence is MATVLQARPRQFVNTPYIERITRRALRYLQSGFAVHLRGPSGTGKTTLAMHLASLLGRPIMLIYGDDRFDSSDLIGGRTGFTHRRVVDNFIHSVVKTEEDVQQRWVDARLTLACREGFTLIYDEFNRSRPEANNALLSALEERLLVLPPDSNRSEYLRVHPQFRAIFTSNPEEYTGVHRAQDALLDRMITIDMGEPDIETEKEILTSRIGLSGPDALKIVHIVRAFRRKLDLTRHPSLRSCLMIGRIVKEHELAVSKENADFRALCADVLLPRAGKRYEEGSQLLNYLLDQLPG, encoded by the coding sequence ATGGCCACAGTTCTGCAGGCGCGTCCCCGCCAGTTCGTGAACACCCCCTACATTGAGCGGATTACCCGCCGCGCTTTGCGCTATTTGCAATCGGGCTTTGCGGTGCATTTGCGGGGGCCTTCGGGTACGGGCAAAACCACTTTGGCGATGCATCTGGCCAGCCTGCTGGGCCGCCCCATCATGCTGATCTACGGGGATGACCGCTTCGATTCTTCCGACCTCATCGGGGGGCGCACCGGTTTTACCCATCGGCGGGTGGTGGACAACTTCATTCACTCGGTGGTGAAGACGGAGGAGGATGTGCAGCAGCGCTGGGTGGATGCCCGCCTCACCTTGGCTTGCCGAGAGGGGTTTACCCTCATCTACGACGAGTTCAATCGCTCCCGCCCTGAGGCCAACAATGCTCTCCTGAGTGCCTTGGAGGAGAGGCTGCTGGTGTTGCCGCCGGACAGCAACCGCTCGGAATATCTGCGGGTGCATCCCCAGTTCCGGGCCATTTTTACCTCTAACCCGGAGGAATATACCGGGGTTCACAGGGCCCAAGATGCGCTGCTGGATCGGATGATCACCATCGATATGGGGGAGCCGGACATCGAGACCGAAAAGGAGATTCTCACCTCGCGAATAGGCTTATCCGGCCCCGACGCCCTCAAGATCGTCCACATTGTGCGGGCTTTTCGCCGCAAGTTGGATCTGACGCGCCACCCCAGCCTGCGCAGTTGTTTGATGATCGGGCGCATTGTCAAGGAACATGAGCTGGCAGTTAGCAAAGAGAATGCCGATTTTCGCGCTTTGTGTGCGGATGTGCTGTTGCCCCGGGCTGGCAAGCGCTATGAAGAGGGATCCCAGCTGCTGAATTATCTGCTAGACCAACTGCCTGGCTGA
- the gvpA gene encoding gas vesicle structural protein GvpA: MAVEKVNSSSSLAEVIDRILDKGIVVDAWVRVSLVGIELLAIEARVVVASVETYLKYAEAVGLTATAAAPAV; encoded by the coding sequence ATGGCAGTAGAGAAAGTGAACTCCTCGTCCAGCTTGGCCGAAGTGATCGATCGCATCTTGGACAAAGGTATCGTGGTCGATGCCTGGGTGCGGGTTTCTTTGGTTGGGATCGAGCTGTTGGCCATTGAAGCCCGCGTCGTTGTGGCTTCCGTGGAAACCTACCTGAAGTACGCTGAGGCTGTGGGTCTGACGGCTACTGCTGCTGCTCCTGCCGTCTAA
- a CDS encoding LptA/OstA family protein encodes MALEMAFDRKGWQRLGTLGWAVGVVLALGIPAWGQNPRAISISADVQEANANTGVFTAIGNVTLSFPAERLTARAQRAVYYSQEQRIELEGQVIINQGENQLQAEKVIYHIDKGTIQAVPSAGRQVESIYVLPEPSSSP; translated from the coding sequence ATGGCTTTGGAGATGGCGTTTGACCGGAAGGGTTGGCAGCGGCTAGGGACGCTGGGCTGGGCTGTGGGTGTGGTGCTGGCCCTTGGAATCCCGGCTTGGGGTCAGAATCCCCGTGCCATCAGCATCAGCGCCGATGTGCAGGAGGCCAACGCCAACACAGGGGTTTTTACGGCCATTGGCAATGTCACCCTCAGTTTTCCTGCCGAGCGGCTTACGGCCCGCGCCCAAAGAGCTGTGTATTACAGCCAGGAGCAACGCATTGAGCTGGAGGGCCAGGTCATCATCAACCAAGGGGAGAATCAGTTGCAAGCGGAGAAAGTCATTTACCACATCGACAAGGGCACCATCCAGGCAGTGCCATCGGCAGGGCGGCAAGTGGAGTCCATCTACGTTTTGCCGGAGCCCAGCTCAAGTCCTTAG
- the gvpC gene encoding gas vesicle protein GvpC, whose protein sequence is MSLQEQWAIARSRRVTQNRSLLSRSRQQRLEQHQALMVELGQRRQQRQEAIRHQTEQTRSQLQKLRQERAVRRSLDECSRSEAAAQRAKSVAESLARLEQERAAQLEVSRQQLQAFRANLTAAVEHLLSTYTQARQAMADKTQQARQSFCADLRQWVQALRQMARQELAQMAQEQQAQAQALRRSLATFRAELHKQVWGNGIPDLIPEPEVSTSSASSNSAVATAGETASDSTPVAEGQTPVEPSAPVSVSQPPGGLTTLEPPEVPPTVEKQVDPILDYVNKYVSDLQAQDPNLTLLQVIGDRERVRDLLARGAVDLGLDPSEILATLRRMVSGTVAV, encoded by the coding sequence ATGAGTTTGCAGGAACAATGGGCCATAGCTCGCAGCCGGCGGGTGACTCAAAACCGAAGTTTGTTAAGCCGATCCCGGCAGCAGCGCCTAGAGCAGCACCAAGCCCTGATGGTTGAGCTGGGGCAGCGCCGCCAGCAACGACAAGAAGCAATACGGCACCAGACGGAGCAAACCCGCAGCCAATTGCAGAAACTGAGGCAGGAGCGGGCTGTGAGGCGATCCCTGGACGAATGCTCCCGTTCGGAAGCGGCGGCTCAGCGGGCCAAGTCGGTGGCAGAGAGTCTGGCTCGCCTGGAGCAGGAACGAGCTGCTCAATTGGAAGTCAGCCGGCAGCAATTGCAGGCTTTCCGGGCTAACTTGACTGCGGCTGTGGAGCATTTGCTGAGCACCTATACGCAGGCTCGGCAGGCGATGGCCGACAAAACTCAGCAAGCGCGGCAGTCTTTTTGCGCCGATTTGCGGCAGTGGGTACAGGCTCTCCGGCAAATGGCTCGACAGGAGCTGGCTCAGATGGCTCAGGAACAGCAAGCCCAGGCCCAGGCCCTACGGAGATCCCTGGCCACTTTCCGGGCGGAGTTGCATAAGCAGGTGTGGGGCAATGGGATCCCTGACCTCATCCCAGAACCTGAAGTCTCCACTTCCAGTGCAAGCTCTAACAGTGCCGTTGCGACTGCCGGTGAGACTGCTTCCGACTCAACGCCTGTAGCCGAAGGTCAAACCCCGGTGGAGCCGTCCGCCCCGGTCTCTGTTTCCCAACCCCCAGGGGGTTTGACAACGCTCGAACCCCCTGAAGTTCCGCCTACTGTTGAGAAACAGGTGGATCCCATCCTTGACTATGTCAACAAGTATGTGAGTGATCTACAAGCGCAGGATCCCAACTTGACCCTGCTGCAGGTAATTGGGGATCGGGAACGGGTGCGGGATTTGTTGGCCCGCGGCGCGGTGGATCTGGGGTTGGATCCCTCGGAAATCTTGGCTACGCTGCGGCGCATGGTGTCGGGGACGGTCGCAGTTTAG
- the msrP gene encoding protein-methionine-sulfoxide reductase catalytic subunit MsrP, producing MFGIRVPRPWQREAQVTPEEMFFSRRQFLAQLGSVGVGASFSIFGFGSRGSAPSVERELTGIPLNPHFSDVGRPVTEEIVATRYNNFYEFGSGKRVWRAAQALPTDPWTVEITGLVRHPQRLGLEDLFNFPLEERIYRFRCVEAWAMVVPWLGFPMRLLLERVDPLPTARFVRFTSFYDPEIMPGPIWPPNLPWPYTEGLRIEEMANELAFFALGVYGKPLPKQHGAPIRMVVPWKYGFKGGKSIVKIEFLARQPSTFWNTLAPEEYGFEANVDPRVPHPRWSQEQEVLIGFGSRSQWQIVPTLPYNGYGEYVAHLYG from the coding sequence ATGTTCGGGATCCGAGTTCCTCGCCCCTGGCAACGAGAGGCACAGGTCACTCCAGAAGAGATGTTTTTCAGCCGGCGGCAATTTCTAGCGCAACTGGGATCCGTTGGGGTGGGAGCCAGTTTTTCTATTTTTGGGTTTGGCAGCAGGGGATCCGCTCCCTCGGTAGAACGAGAGCTGACGGGGATCCCACTCAACCCCCACTTTTCGGATGTGGGCAGGCCCGTCACCGAGGAGATTGTAGCTACTCGTTACAACAACTTTTACGAGTTTGGCTCCGGCAAGCGCGTCTGGCGGGCTGCACAGGCTTTGCCCACGGATCCCTGGACTGTCGAGATTACCGGGCTGGTGCGGCATCCTCAGCGGTTGGGCCTGGAAGATCTGTTTAACTTCCCCCTCGAAGAGCGCATCTATCGCTTTCGCTGTGTGGAAGCCTGGGCGATGGTGGTGCCGTGGTTGGGCTTTCCGATGCGGCTGTTGCTGGAACGGGTGGATCCTTTGCCGACGGCTCGATTTGTCCGCTTCACTTCCTTTTACGATCCGGAAATTATGCCTGGCCCAATCTGGCCCCCCAACTTGCCTTGGCCCTACACGGAAGGGTTGCGGATCGAGGAAATGGCTAACGAGTTGGCCTTTTTTGCCCTCGGCGTTTATGGCAAGCCGTTGCCCAAACAGCACGGAGCGCCAATTCGCATGGTGGTTCCCTGGAAGTATGGCTTTAAAGGGGGAAAATCCATCGTCAAAATCGAGTTTTTGGCCCGTCAACCCTCCACGTTTTGGAATACCCTCGCCCCTGAGGAGTATGGATTTGAGGCCAATGTGGATCCTAGGGTGCCCCACCCCCGCTGGTCACAGGAGCAGGAAGTCTTGATCGGTTTCGGATCCCGTTCCCAGTGGCAAATCGTTCCCACCTTGCCCTACAACGGGTACGGAGAGTATGTTGCCCACTTATATGGGTAA
- a CDS encoding Hfq-related RNA-binding protein produces the protein MTDFNTGIPSVRRLQKVIKDRETLEVKLNTGDVFVGQLRWQDPDCLCLADAEGRESLLWRSAIAFIKVRPQS, from the coding sequence GTGACCGATTTCAACACCGGGATCCCGAGCGTGCGTCGCCTGCAGAAGGTCATCAAGGATCGGGAAACCCTCGAGGTCAAACTCAATACCGGAGATGTCTTCGTCGGCCAGTTGCGCTGGCAGGATCCCGATTGCCTCTGTTTAGCCGATGCCGAGGGGCGGGAGTCGCTGCTGTGGCGGTCTGCCATTGCTTTCATCAAGGTCAGGCCTCAGTCTTAA
- a CDS encoding gas vesicle protein, whose product MNSVPISSQPLTTATHGSSLADVLERVLDKGIVIAGDITVSVGNVELLNVRIRLLISSVDKAKEIGINWWESDPYLNSQARELLEANRQLMQRVAELERQLAQALPQGGKGTDP is encoded by the coding sequence ATGAACTCTGTGCCGATTAGCTCTCAACCCTTGACCACGGCTACTCACGGCTCCTCGCTGGCCGATGTGTTGGAGCGGGTGCTGGACAAGGGCATTGTGATCGCCGGAGACATCACCGTTTCGGTGGGCAATGTGGAGTTGCTGAATGTGCGCATTCGCCTGCTGATTTCTTCGGTGGATAAGGCCAAGGAGATCGGCATCAATTGGTGGGAGTCGGATCCCTATCTCAACAGCCAGGCGCGGGAGCTGCTGGAAGCCAACCGACAGCTCATGCAGCGCGTTGCCGAATTGGAAAGACAGCTTGCCCAAGCTCTGCCCCAGGGGGGAAAGGGAACGGACCCATAG